The genomic interval TGGGCGCCTTTCTCGGCTTTGTACTGTTTACCCTTATACTCGACAAGTGCGTACATCTTGAACCTCTATACAAAAAATATTCGTTTCTCCGGCGTATTAACGGGTGTACACCGAAGGCACTTTACAACACGTATCCGCATTTATATAACGAAAAGGCCGACAACGTCAACCCCGCGGAACAATTCTACATCGTCTCCAGGAACGGCACCAGAACCAGGTGCATCGCGTTCTTCAACACGATCAGCGTCGCCCTCACCAGTTCAAGCCGGGTTCTGCCCAGATCCGCGCTGCCGGCGGTGATTATCGGGCAATCATGGTAAAAACGGCTGAAGCACTTGCAGATATCGTAGAGAGAAGCGGTAACCGCGCTCGGATCGTGGTTTTCAGCCGCCCGGGCAGCCTGTTTCGGGAAATCCTCCAGCGCTTTCAACAGTTCCCACTCGGCGTCGTGTACGAGAAGATCGGGCTTGACGGAACCGCCTGCAAGCGGTCCTTGAGTTAAAACGCCGTCCGGCCCGGGAGCGCCGCCTTCCTCCACCTTGCGCAGGATCGAAGAGATGCGGGCGCCCATATACTGAAGGTAGGGACCAGTGTTCCCCTGGAAGGAGAGCGATTCCTTCGGGTTGAAAATCATGTCCTTTGTAGGGCTCACCTGCAAGAGGAAATAATGAAGCGCGGCGAGGGCGATTTTCTCGGCAACCTCGGCCGCATCGCCGACGGCCTCTTCCCTGCCCTTCGAGGCGATTTCCTCGAGGGCGCCGTCGCGGAGACTGTTGATGAGATCGTCGCCGTCGACAACGGTGCCTTCGCGGCTCTTCATCTTGCCTTCAGGAAGATTCACCATGCCGTAGGAAAGGTGATAGAGATCGCGGGCCCACTCGTAGCCGAGGAGCTTCAGGACGTAGAACAGAACCTTGAAGTGGTACTGCTGTTCGCTGCCCACCACGTAGACCAGCTGGTTGAAATCCCAGTCGCCGTGGCGGTATATCGCGGTCCCGATGTCCTGCGTCATATACAGGGCGGTTCCGTCCTTGCGAAGCAGAACTTTTTTATCGAGGTTGATGGGAGAAAGATCGACCCAAACTGAACCGTCTTCTTCTTTATAGAAAATGCCCTTCTCCAGGCCCTCGAGAATTTCATCGCGGCCTTTCAGGTATGTTTCGCTTTCGTAATAGAGCTTGTCGAAGGAAATTCCCGTCCGCTCGTAGGTTTGCGCGATTCCCCGCTCAGCCCAGCTGTTCATCGTTTTCCATAATTTCAGGGTTTCGGCGTCTCCGGCTTCCCAGGAGCGCAGCAGCTCCTGAGCCTCCTGTTCGGCCTGTTCGGGATGCTCCTTCGCGTAAGTATTGTACGCGACGTAGCAGTCTCCGACGAATCGGTCGGATTTTACCCCGCGGGATTCGGGCGTTTCCCCTGCGAAAAACTTCTGGTACGCCAGCATGGATTTGCAGATATGGATGCCGCGGTTGTTGATGATGTTTACTTTATACACCTCGGCGCCGCAGAACGCGAGAATGCGCGAAACGCTTTCGCCCAGTGCGTCGTTGCGGAGGTGGCCGAGATGGAGAGGCTTATTGGTGTTCGGGCTTGAGAACTCGATCATGATCCGCTTGCCCTTCTGCGTTTCGGGTCGGCCCCAGGAAGAACCGGCGGAAATGATCGCTTCGAGGGTTTTGCCGGCGGCGGCACCCTTTGCCAGAAATACGTTCAGATACGGTCCGACCGCCTTCGCGGTTCCGAGGGCCTGGACGGCCGGATCGGAAGAAAGCAGGGCAGCCGCTTCCGCGGCGATTGCGGGAGGCGCCATGCGGAAGGTTTTCGCGAATGAAAAAAGAGGGAACCCCATATCGCCCATGGCGGGGTCTGGCGGAATCTCGGACGAAAGGCTTTCCGCCTTGATCTCCGGCGAATCCGGAGCCTTTGCGAGCCGCAAGGTTTCAAGAGCGCCGGCTACCAGCGCCCTCCATTCTGTCCGCATATCTGCCATGTAACATCTCCTCGAAATAGAGGTGTATAGTACACAAAAAGAGAGGCCGTTTCAATGAGGATCATCGGTTAAAAGGGCGTCGGCTACGCTTCGGACTTAGAAAAAACCGGCAAAGGCTGCCATCTGGACGAAGTTTCCTGCGCCCTGGCGGCGGGACGAGCCGTAGCGCTCATTGCAGGAGGTGCAAGACCCTGCGTCGAGCAGATGCTCGGGAAGAATGCCCCGCTCGAGAGAGTGCAGGCGATTCGCCTCAGCGAGAGACAGCCGCCACGGCCAGGGGCTCTTATCGCGCGCGCGCTGTTCGTCCAGTACGCAGACCGTTTCGCCGAAGGAGGTTCTGAACCAATCGGCGCGCTCCTGATCGACGGTATAGCAGCACGACCTGATATGAGGACCGAGAATCGCCCGGACATCGGACGGCTTCGAGCCCCACTGAACGGAAGCAAGCGCAAGGGCTTCGCCGATGATTCCCGTGCCCTTCCATCCTGAGTGAAGCACCCCGAAAAAGCCTGAGACCGGATCGTAGAGATACACCGGCATGCAGTCGGCGACGGTGACGCAGGGAACGAGCGAAGGGTTCCGCGTGAGGACGCCGTCGCCCTCGGGAAAATGCGAAAGATCGGATGCATCGCGGGAAACCAGGACGATTCGCGAATGAGTTTGGCTCGCGGAAGATACCCTGGACGGATCGATGCCGAGGGATGAAAAAAACAGAGAGCGGTTATCCGTGTCGCGAACCGCTTTTTGAGAGCCCGAGGGAGCGAGGCTGATGGCGCATTTGGGAGCCTCCGCGTCGGCATTCAGGCCGGGGAAGGAAAAAAACTCGACGGCTTCCATCGCCTATTCCTTTTCAATACGCTGGATTTCTTCCAGGATCTCGATGATGTCGCGCATGAGCTGGCGAACGCCGGCAAGGTCCTTTCTGAATTTATCGTTTTGCTTGCCCTGTATCGAAGCGAGATTAATCAGCGTTTCGTAGGGACCGCCCCTGACGACGTTGAGAACGCCGCCGAGAATCGCGTCCATGCTTCGGAAGGCCGATATGACCCGGCCGGCTATCATTTCGGCCTCGGACTCGATGGAAAGCATGAGATTTTCCAGCCGGGCCTTGCCCTTGACCGTCGCGATCTTTTCGCGCTGGATGAGCTCGAAGCCTTCGCCGATGTCTCCCTTGGGCGAGAGGCGGGTCTCGAAGGTGTCGAGAACCTGCTGTTGATGTTCCAGGGTGCTGAAGGCGTCGGTATACTCCACCAGATTCTCGCGTCGATAGAAATCGCCCTCGATCAGGAGAACCTTGAGCGGCTTCATTATCACAGCGGGGTAGAGTTTTCTGAAAACGCCCTTCAAAAAGGCGATTGTGAGCTCGCGGGACAGCGACAAAGGAAGCCACATCCCTTCCCAGGGATGGTACAGGAGCGAAGGCAGCTCAGGCAGATCGAGCATGGTCAGAATCCGCTTTTCCATCATCGCCTTGCGATGAAGCCGGCTCCATTCCGTCCAGCGGCCGTCGAACCGTTTTTTCCACGCGAGCTTGTAATATCCAAACCAATCTTCCCCGCCTTCAACCGGAGACGGGCTCCACGCGACGTCCCTCAACGTGAATCTGACGAAGCCGGCTACCGGCACCGTGGATTTAAAGCGCCGGATCGTGGTGAGGTGGGCGGTCGCCGAGTCTACGAAAGAGCGGCATTCCCGGTCGATGTCGAATTTATCTTCCCCGAGGCGGGGTTGGATGGAAAACAGAAAAAGGCTTTCGAGCAAAAGCACGGGAACCCGCTTTCCGCCCGCGAGGATGTTCGCGAGAGCCCTGACGTCCTCTGCGATGGAATCGACCAAACAGCCGTCCTTTCCGGAACCGACGAAACCGAAGCGGGCGATCATCCGGTCGAAGGCCAGATCGCAGAATGTCTTAAGCCATTCTATGGCCTGTGCAGACTGGTACATGCGCAAGCGTTCCTGTTCGGAGATGGACATGAAGGCCTTTTCCATCGAGCGTGTGATCGATACGCGCAGGTCCCTGCCCGGATCCTCCTGAAACGGCA from Teretinema zuelzerae carries:
- the argS gene encoding arginine--tRNA ligase encodes the protein MADMRTEWRALVAGALETLRLAKAPDSPEIKAESLSSEIPPDPAMGDMGFPLFSFAKTFRMAPPAIAAEAAALLSSDPAVQALGTAKAVGPYLNVFLAKGAAAGKTLEAIISAGSSWGRPETQKGKRIMIEFSSPNTNKPLHLGHLRNDALGESVSRILAFCGAEVYKVNIINNRGIHICKSMLAYQKFFAGETPESRGVKSDRFVGDCYVAYNTYAKEHPEQAEQEAQELLRSWEAGDAETLKLWKTMNSWAERGIAQTYERTGISFDKLYYESETYLKGRDEILEGLEKGIFYKEEDGSVWVDLSPINLDKKVLLRKDGTALYMTQDIGTAIYRHGDWDFNQLVYVVGSEQQYHFKVLFYVLKLLGYEWARDLYHLSYGMVNLPEGKMKSREGTVVDGDDLINSLRDGALEEIASKGREEAVGDAAEVAEKIALAALHYFLLQVSPTKDMIFNPKESLSFQGNTGPYLQYMGARISSILRKVEEGGAPGPDGVLTQGPLAGGSVKPDLLVHDAEWELLKALEDFPKQAARAAENHDPSAVTASLYDICKCFSRFYHDCPIITAGSADLGRTRLELVRATLIVLKNAMHLVLVPFLETM
- a CDS encoding DUF5312 family protein; its protein translation is MNGTFDTFERLVISLESAERKDMLRKLAELSELSEAESNLSAESKRLPGQDRISPEAQLLEQPVWVRFWYTMRAFLSSSSPTRAYADHLVRVLGRDLSRVCGDMIEPRTRTYSSGFQVKLGELRRSQAFFRSLLTAYENDKGGFYLILGSLLMKDCDAELVKASDPFAVPFQEDPGRDLRVSITRSMEKAFMSISEQERLRMYQSAQAIEWLKTFCDLAFDRMIARFGFVGSGKDGCLVDSIAEDVRALANILAGGKRVPVLLLESLFLFSIQPRLGEDKFDIDRECRSFVDSATAHLTTIRRFKSTVPVAGFVRFTLRDVAWSPSPVEGGEDWFGYYKLAWKKRFDGRWTEWSRLHRKAMMEKRILTMLDLPELPSLLYHPWEGMWLPLSLSRELTIAFLKGVFRKLYPAVIMKPLKVLLIEGDFYRRENLVEYTDAFSTLEHQQQVLDTFETRLSPKGDIGEGFELIQREKIATVKGKARLENLMLSIESEAEMIAGRVISAFRSMDAILGGVLNVVRGGPYETLINLASIQGKQNDKFRKDLAGVRQLMRDIIEILEEIQRIEKE
- a CDS encoding polyphenol oxidase family protein — translated: MEAVEFFSFPGLNADAEAPKCAISLAPSGSQKAVRDTDNRSLFFSSLGIDPSRVSSASQTHSRIVLVSRDASDLSHFPEGDGVLTRNPSLVPCVTVADCMPVYLYDPVSGFFGVLHSGWKGTGIIGEALALASVQWGSKPSDVRAILGPHIRSCCYTVDQERADWFRTSFGETVCVLDEQRARDKSPWPWRLSLAEANRLHSLERGILPEHLLDAGSCTSCNERYGSSRRQGAGNFVQMAAFAGFF